A single window of Gehongia tenuis DNA harbors:
- a CDS encoding cytidine deaminase family protein yields the protein MNFDELRAIAKKTLNPRDLTDNASAGSVAAALLTEAGHVYTGVCIDVPCSMGFCAEHAAIAAMITAGENRIVKIVAVWEGGHVVPPCGRCREFMFQIDPRNVNAEVLLEDGVKPLDELLPDRWA from the coding sequence ATGAACTTTGATGAACTCCGGGCCATCGCCAAAAAAACACTCAATCCCCGTGATTTAACCGATAACGCCTCCGCTGGCTCGGTCGCCGCCGCTCTTCTCACCGAAGCCGGCCACGTTTACACCGGCGTTTGTATCGACGTTCCCTGCTCGATGGGCTTTTGCGCTGAGCATGCCGCCATCGCCGCAATGATAACCGCCGGTGAGAACAGGATCGTCAAGATTGTTGCCGTGTGGGAAGGCGGCCACGTGGTGCCGCCCTGCGGCCGCTGCCGCGAATTTATGTTCCAGATCGATCCCCGAAACGTGAATGCCGAGGTTCTCCTGGAGGACGGCGTCAAGCCCTTGGATGAACTGCTGCCCGACCGCTGGGCCTAG
- a CDS encoding DUF4190 domain-containing protein, translated as MQDDNNDIYYASGNPEPNPGNNGEEGQGPAEGYAYGYQNTNPQGVPPQNYNGQAYQPGPNPGYNPPIDPKRNIALAGFILSLVSLIAPLNYAIGMILAVLGLIFSVLGLKSTERHGMAVAGMVISIVVLAFAILMLILAVALVGVVGASFL; from the coding sequence ATGCAGGACGATAACAACGATATCTATTATGCAAGCGGAAATCCCGAACCGAACCCGGGAAACAATGGCGAAGAGGGTCAGGGTCCCGCGGAAGGATACGCCTACGGTTATCAAAATACCAATCCTCAGGGCGTTCCGCCGCAAAACTACAACGGGCAGGCCTATCAGCCGGGTCCCAATCCGGGGTACAATCCCCCCATCGATCCAAAAAGGAATATTGCTCTTGCGGGTTTCATTCTGTCCCTGGTGAGCCTTATCGCGCCTCTCAACTATGCCATTGGGATGATCCTTGCCGTGCTGGGACTCATCTTCAGTGTTCTTGGCCTCAAGTCCACCGAGCGCCATGGCATGGCCGTGGCGGGCATGGTAATCTCCATCGTGGTTCTGGCCTTCGCCATCCTGATGCTGATCCTCGCCGTGGCTCTCGTAGGGGTTGTGGGCGCATCCTTTCTGTAA